The sequence TAAAGATGTTTCTATTCcgtgttactttttaaaaaaaaattatttatttatttatttatttttggctacgttgggtcttcgttgctgcacgtgggctttctctagttgcagcaagcaggggctactcttcattgtggtgcgtgggcttctcattgcgatggcttcacctgttgcagagcatgggctctaggtgcacgggcttcagtagttgtggcttgcgggctctagagcgcagtctcagtagttgtgacatacaggcttagttgctccatggcatgtggaatctttccagaccagggctcaatcagtgtcccctgcattagcaggagtattcttaaccactgcgccggcAGGgatgttcccccccccccccgccgttacttttattttttctcatatgtGCAAACCACATtgcctttttatctttaaaaataatatatatcctCAAGGGATTCAGAGACCATATCAAATTATTGCCCCTAAAggttctccttttacatttcccTTCTCAAAATTTCCTACTCACAGCAGCtgttaaaaatgtttccaattcCTCAACCAACATATGTCCCCTTTACAACCAAGTTTACCTTCCCCATTCCTCTTCCCATGTTGGCTTTTAGTATGttagttatatatttaataacagagaacaaaaattatactaatatataaatgggatcatcttttatttggaaataatcatGTACTAACTAAGTCATGTATATAATGGTATTGTCATTCTTTAAGGTGCTGTGGTTCTTTATTGTTTAAGGGCATTGGAGGGAGAATTGATCTGAAACAATGCATTCCATTGTCTTACTACTGTTACATAATATTCTTTGAGATAAAGTTGGAACTCACTGTGGAAAAATATGTCATAACATTTTGCAGGTAAATAAAAGTATGAACTGAGGAAAATTGAATACAAAGTTCCTTCTAGTGCTTATAGTAACACTTCCTGAAAATAAATGCCTTATACATAGGTATATAATGCATCATGATTGAAGTGACAAATGAATTCCTATTTGTGTGCttggagaggaaaacaaatacaggAAAAGGGTTTCTGGcatataaaacaaaactttatctctactagtttcagtttttcagtccTTAAAAACATCTTCATACTCTAGATTTAGGCAAAGTGGACTACTTTCAGTACCCTGAAGTTCTGTGGTTTCTCTCTCACATCTAGGCATTCCCATGCTCGCCTCTCTCACATCCAGGCCTTATCCCTGATCCACTCCTCTCATGTTTCTTGGGGAAGCCTTTGCTAACCTCCAAGGCCAGGTTGGAGGCCCTCCCATTGCCCTTGGCTTCTCCCATTATGGTAGTTATCTCAATGCACTGTAATTCCTTGTTTGCTTTTATATCCTTGTAACTCTGTGAAAGTGGCTGTGTTCATATTGTTCACCTTAAATCCCCAGGTTTTGTCGTACACTTAATTATATGTGTGTTTAATGGATGggttaaatggaaaatattgaaaCCAAGATGTCAGGCCATCAAGGACAAATTTCAAGAGGCATGCCTATAAATATGGCTGATATTTCTGTGAGGTTCTTAAACTTTGTCTGAACATTTCAAAACAGTAACTTCAGCATGTTTGAAGCAATATTAATGATCTTAAGATTAGCTCATGGCTTCCCAAGGAAGATAACTTGAAGTCACATCCTTTAACATATAGCGATTCAGTTATGTGAAATAAAAACTGATCCCATTACCTCTGATAAAAAGAATTTCAGGTGCTGAGAAACAGAAAGTCTGGCTTGGGTTTGTCTAAGAGGGTGCAGTAAACGGTTATGCCTCTGAGCGTCGCTGTTCACCACTCAAGGAGGAAAACGCCACTGAAGAGCTAATCCATTTCCTTGTTTCCAAAGAGCAAAGAACCAGCAAATCACATTTACAAGATCCGAGGCTGCTCCAACGCTCACCCTTTCAGTCAGCCAGCTCCGTAACCTATAAATTAGGCCCACGAAAGGGTTAGTTCCTTGAGAAAATAAGACTGAAGTCCGTCGTGAGAAATTGGTACCCAATTCAGAGAAAATAATTCACCAAAAAGGAAATGACCAATTACCTGAGATTCAGAAATGGCGGAGGACTGGCCCTGCTGTACGCGCTTCTGGGGACGCTGTGCAAGACCGGATGCGGGCAGATCCGCTATTCGGTGCCAGAGGAGCTGGAGAAGGGCTCCTTCGTGGGCAACATCGCCAAGGACCTGGAGCTGGAGCCCCAGGAGCTGGCGGAGCGGGGAGTCCGCATCGTCTCCAGAGGTAGGACGCAGCTCTTTGCTCTGAACCCGCGAAGCGGCAGCTTGGTCACTGCGGGCAGGATAGACCGGGAGGAGCTCTGCGCTCAGAGCGCGCGGTGTCTGGTGAGTTTTAACATCCTGGTTGAAGACAAATTGAAAATTTTTGAAGTAGAGATagaaattaaagaccttaatGACAATGCTCCTGATTTTCTAACAGaggaattggaaataaaaattggTGAACTAACGGTTCCAGGAACTCGATTTCCACTCAAGACTGCATTTGACCCAGATGTGGGCATGAACTCTCTGCTGAACTATCAGCTCAGCCCAAATGACTACTTCTCCTTGGCTGTGAAGAGTGTCTCTGATGGGGCCAAGTACCCAGAGCTGGTGCTGCAGCAGGCTCTTGACCGTGAGGAAAAGAAAGTTCACCAGCTTGTCCTAATTGCTTCTGATGGTGGCGACCCTGTTCATTCTAGCAACTTGCGCATCCAAGTGATAGTGCTGGATGCAAATGACAATCCACCAGTATTTACTCAGCCTGAGTATCGAGTAAGTGTTCAGGAGAACTTGCCGGTAGGCACCTGGCTGCTCACGGTGAATGCCACTGACCCTGACGAGGGATTTAATGCTCAAGTATCCTATGTACTAGATAAAATCCCTGGGAGAATCGCTCAGATTTTTAATCTCAACTCAGTGACTGGGGATTTATCAATATCACAAAGCCTAGATTATGAGGATGCTACTTtctatgaaattaaaattgaagCACAAGATGGACTAGGTCTCCTTTCAAGAGCTAAGATTCTGGTCACAGTTCTGGATGTGAATGACAATGCCCCGGAAATTACGATTACTTCTCTCACAGGATCAGTCCCAGAAGAGGCTACTGCTGGAAGGGAAATTGCCCTTATCAACGTGCATGATCGGGATTCGGGGCAAAATGGGCAAGTCACAGTTTTTGTTCTGGGAAATATgccatttaatttagaaaaatcgATAAACCGATATTACCGCTTAGTGACAGCCAGATGCCTGGACCGTGAACGGGTGTCCGAATATAACATCACTCTGAGAGCTACAGATTGGGGAAGTCCGCCGCTGTCCACAGACGCACACATCACCCTGCATGTGGCGGATATCAATGACAACCCACCTGCTTTCACTCATGCCTCCTATTCTGCCTACATTCCTGAAAACAACCCCAGGGGAGCCTCCGTCTTCTCTGTGACCGCCCAGGACCCTGACAGCATCGAGAACGCCCACATCACCTATGCACTGACTGAGGATGCCTTCCAGGGGGCACCTCTCTCCACCTACATCTCCATAAACTCGGATACCGGAGTCCTGTATGCCTTGTGCTCCTTCGACTATGAGCAGGTTAGAGACCTGAAACTATTGGTGACAGCCAGTGACAGCGGGGACCCTCCACTCAGCAGCA comes from Tursiops truncatus isolate mTurTru1 chromosome 3, mTurTru1.mat.Y, whole genome shotgun sequence and encodes:
- the LOC101338320 gene encoding protocadherin gamma-A3-like, yielding MTNYLRFRNGGGLALLYALLGTLCKTGCGQIRYSVPEELEKGSFVGNIAKDLELEPQELAERGVRIVSRGRTQLFALNPRSGSLVTAGRIDREELCAQSARCLVSFNILVEDKLKIFEVEIEIKDLNDNAPDFLTEELEIKIGELTVPGTRFPLKTAFDPDVGMNSLLNYQLSPNDYFSLAVKSVSDGAKYPELVLQQALDREEKKVHQLVLIASDGGDPVHSSNLRIQVIVLDANDNPPVFTQPEYRVSVQENLPVGTWLLTVNATDPDEGFNAQVSYVLDKIPGRIAQIFNLNSVTGDLSISQSLDYEDATFYEIKIEAQDGLGLLSRAKILVTVLDVNDNAPEITITSLTGSVPEEATAGREIALINVHDRDSGQNGQVTVFVLGNMPFNLEKSINRYYRLVTARCLDRERVSEYNITLRATDWGSPPLSTDAHITLHVADINDNPPAFTHASYSAYIPENNPRGASVFSVTAQDPDSIENAHITYALTEDAFQGAPLSTYISINSDTGVLYALCSFDYEQVRDLKLLVTASDSGDPPLSSNVSLSILVLDQNDNTPEILYPTLPTDGSTGVELAPRSAEPGYLVTKVVAVDRDSGQNAWLSYRLLKASEPGLFAVGLHTGEVRTARALLDRDALKQSLVVAVQDHGQPPLSATVTLTVAVADSIPDVLAELGSLKPSAEPDDSGLTLYLVVAVAIVSCVFLAFVVVLLALRLQCWHRPHVLQASGGVPAGVPASHFVGVDGVRAFLQTYSQEVSLTRDSRRSHLIFPQPNYADTLISQESCEKSEPLLISQDLLEMKGDDKQIQVSLFLFEHYKEQLCQCGY